GGCGTATTTTTTTTCTTGTTTTTAGCTTTGCTCATGGCTTGAATGCACCCCGTTCTCCAAAAATAGCCGCATTTATAGGTATGCAGCGGCACATCTCACGGACACGGCGTCAGCCTAGGTTGCCTTCTGCCGCCGTCCGGACTATGATGATCAGGTAAGCTTCATCGTTAAGGAGGGTTGCATCGGGTGGACAAGCTGCTTAATCAAGTGCAAATCGTACGTGCCATCACGTTGAAAACGCTGCGCGAAACCGATCCGGCTATCTTCGATACGATGCCGCCCGGGTACAGCAATACGATCCGCTGCAATGCGGGCCACATCCTGATCGTACAGGACACGGTTTCGGCGCATTTTGCCGGCCTTGAGCCCCGGCTTCCGCCCGAATACCTGCAATGGTTCGGCAACGGATCGCGGCCGTCGCTTTGGGAAGGGACTCCTCCCGGTACGGAGCGTCTGCTCGCCGAGCTTGAAGAGCAGACCGGGCATATCATACGGCAGCTCGGACCGCGCCTCAATGAACGGGCGGTCAAGCCGTTTTCAAGACTTGGCTACAAAATGGAAACGATCGGCGAGCTGCTGAATTACAGCTTATATCACGAGGGCGTTCACATGGGGATGATTAATGCGTTGAGCAAAGCTGCGGTTTCGCTGAAGGCGTAGGCTTCGACTCTTTCGAATGGA
The window above is part of the Paenibacillus hamazuiensis genome. Proteins encoded here:
- a CDS encoding DinB family protein, producing MDKLLNQVQIVRAITLKTLRETDPAIFDTMPPGYSNTIRCNAGHILIVQDTVSAHFAGLEPRLPPEYLQWFGNGSRPSLWEGTPPGTERLLAELEEQTGHIIRQLGPRLNERAVKPFSRLGYKMETIGELLNYSLYHEGVHMGMINALSKAAVSLKA